In Cryptomeria japonica chromosome 10, Sugi_1.0, whole genome shotgun sequence, a genomic segment contains:
- the LOC131067160 gene encoding putative UPF0481 protein At3g02645: MADENNTETVKIDIHGKIRCTVQDGERECLLDVNSEAESWIDQVKSMHVSKKYLDRKTSDGVSIYRVPPCIKNTKHESYDPVVALLGPYHHRKHQQLTVMDEYKLQAVDRTLERIPRMTVEQLVMKVEELEMKIRSCYEDWATEWDRETLAWMMVMDGCFILEFLRMELPNSSLVFCSQRSDNIKRREIVLDILKLENQIPFFILQMIVDLEIRDPGAVPAFLAKRLDSLIGGFFQGYPFSLEENRHEKTVCNGVNENENVIAKLINGGVSHLLDLSRRVIENLLSNSASGCESDIPPKSCSCNVQCGVSTCIATPNGVACFRGAPTFGCLRRSSRVDGSMIPSAEKLQRAGIKLKLSTEGKFDFKRNCFRRGTLYLPQIIVDDDTEIFLRNLVAFEECQRKENSAIKRVISRNMYIMDNLIDSKEDVGLFRRANIVKNYLGTEEEVARIFNDLCVGITYKGDFENILRNVNEHYNSQLTVWISDFRKEHCSRPWYVISLVAAVILLVLTLLQTIYTMRS, translated from the coding sequence ATGGCAGACGAAAACAACACAGAGACTGTTAAGATAGACATTCATGGTAAAATAAGATGTACAGTCCAAGATGGAGAGAGGGAATGCCTTTTGGATGTGAACAGCGAAGCCGAATCTTGGATTGATCAAGTTAAAAGCATGCATGTATCCAAAAAGTACTTAGACCGAAAAACATCTGATGGTGTGTCTATATATCGGGTGCCTCCATGTATAAAGAATACCAAACACGAATCTTATGATCCTGTGGTTGCGCTTCTTGGACCTTATCATCACAGAAAACACCAGCAGCTGACCGTAATGGACGAATATAAGCTTCAAGCAGTAGATAGAACCTTAGAAAGGATACCTCGTATGACCGTAGAACAGTTAGTTATGAAGGTTGAAGAGTTAGAGATGAAGATCAGATCTTGCTATGAAGACTGGGCCACTGAATGGGATAGAGAGACGCTGGCCTGGATGATGGTGATGGATGGATGCTTTATTCTCGAATTCCTTCGAATGGAATTAcccaattctagccttgttttctGCTCCCAGAGAAGTGATAACATTAAAAGACGAGAAATTGTATTGGACATTTTGAAGCTAGAAAATCAGATTCCTTTCTTCATTCTTCAAATGATCGTAGACTTGGAGATTAGAGACCCTGGAGCCGTGCCAGCCTTTTTAGCCAAACGGTTAGACAGTCTCATCGGTGGGTTTTTTCAAGGCTACCCATTTTCACTCGAAGAAAATAGACATGAAAAAACGGTATGTAATGGTGTCAACGAAAATGAAAACGTAATTGCGAAACTTATTAATGGAGGTGTAAGCCATCTATTGGATTTGTCGCGGAGGGTGATTGAAAATTTGTTATCAAATTCGGCTTCTGGTTGCGAATCTGATATTCCCCCAAAAAGTTGTTCTTGCAATGTTCAATGCGGTGTTTCTACTTGCATTGCCACTCCAAATGGCGTTGCTTGTTTTAGAGGGGCTCCTACATTTGGCTGCCTTCGTCGTTCTTCTAGAGTAGATGGAAGCATGATACCTTCAGCAGAAAAGTTGCAAAGAGCTGGAATTAAATTGAAGCTAAGCACTGAAGGAAAATTCGATTTTAAACGCAATTGTTTCCGACGCGGAACACTTTATCTTCCTCAAATCATTGTCGACGATGACACAGAAATATTTTTGAGAAACCTTGTGGCTTTTGAAGAGTGTCAAAGGAAGGAAAACTCTGCAATTAAGCGAGTAATTTCGCGCAACATGTATATAATGGATAACTTAATCGACTCCAAGGAGGACGTTGGGCTATTTCGCAGAGCAAATATTGTGAAGAATTATCTGGGGACTGAGGAGGAAGTAGCTCGAATATTCAATGATTTGTGCGTCGGAATCACTTACAAAGGTGATTTCGAGAATATTTTGAGAAATGTTAACGAACATTATAACAGCCAACTGACAGTGTGGATTAGCGATTTCAGGAAAGAGCATTGTTCAAGGCCATGGTATGTTATCTCTTTAGTGGCAGCCGTAATACTTTTAGTACTCACCCTTCTCCAAACCATCTATACAATGAGAAGTTAA